One Sediminibacillus dalangtanensis genomic region harbors:
- a CDS encoding nucleotide sugar dehydrogenase encodes MKINTIGLGYIGLPTSIMFAKHDVEVVGVDVKPDVIESLNGGKIHIEEPGLQEALEEVVAKGTFKASLSPERADAFIISVPTPNNDDEHKSMDPSFVLGAVKAVIPVLREGNVIIVESTIAPRTMDDYVKPLIEEAGYTIGKDVFLVHCPERVLPGQIMHELIYNNRIVGGITPECTEAGALVYGTFVKGEIIKTNAKTAEMSKLMENTFRDVNIALANELTKVCNELDINALDVIDMANKHPRVNMHTPGPGVGGHCLAVDPYFIVSKAPETAQLINLSRSINTSMPDYVVDHIDDLMGQVEGKTVTVFGLAYKGNVDDIRESPAMEIFHKLKATNNYEVRAYDPHVKEEWVEQDLTQSIHNSDLIVILTDHNEFKNLDWDKFSSMSNARVFDTKNIISNAPEGVQYINYGNLYQFVKQERKVNIPYELSL; translated from the coding sequence ATGAAAATTAATACTATAGGTTTAGGATATATTGGATTGCCCACTTCGATTATGTTTGCTAAGCATGATGTAGAAGTTGTGGGTGTGGATGTAAAACCAGACGTGATTGAGTCATTAAATGGTGGGAAAATTCATATAGAGGAACCGGGACTGCAGGAGGCTCTAGAAGAGGTAGTTGCTAAGGGAACATTTAAAGCTTCGTTAAGCCCCGAAAGAGCAGATGCATTTATTATTTCGGTACCTACTCCAAACAATGACGATGAACACAAATCTATGGATCCGAGCTTTGTTTTGGGTGCTGTAAAGGCAGTAATACCTGTTTTACGTGAAGGGAACGTTATTATAGTGGAGTCGACAATAGCGCCTCGTACTATGGACGATTACGTAAAACCACTAATAGAAGAAGCGGGTTACACAATTGGCAAAGATGTATTTTTAGTGCATTGTCCAGAGCGTGTACTGCCAGGCCAAATCATGCATGAACTTATTTATAATAACAGAATCGTCGGCGGCATTACTCCAGAATGTACAGAAGCAGGAGCATTGGTTTATGGCACTTTTGTAAAGGGTGAAATCATCAAAACTAACGCAAAAACCGCCGAAATGTCTAAGCTTATGGAAAACACGTTCAGAGACGTGAATATCGCTTTGGCTAACGAGCTTACAAAAGTTTGTAACGAATTAGATATTAATGCATTGGATGTAATTGATATGGCAAATAAACATCCTAGGGTAAATATGCATACTCCTGGTCCCGGGGTGGGAGGCCATTGTTTAGCTGTTGATCCATATTTTATTGTTTCTAAGGCACCTGAGACAGCTCAACTGATTAACTTATCGAGAAGCATAAATACATCCATGCCTGATTATGTAGTTGACCATATTGATGACTTGATGGGACAAGTAGAAGGAAAAACCGTTACCGTCTTTGGTTTGGCATATAAAGGAAATGTAGATGATATTCGGGAAAGCCCAGCAATGGAAATCTTCCATAAACTAAAAGCAACAAACAATTATGAAGTAAGAGCCTATGATCCACATGTTAAAGAAGAGTGGGTTGAACAAGATTTGACTCAATCTATTCATAATTCTGATTTAATCGTAATTTTAACAGATCATAATGAGTTTAAAAATCTGGATTGGGATAAGTTTAGTTCTATGAGCAATGCAAGAGTATTTGATACCAAGAATATCATTTCTAATGCACCTGAAGGCGTACAGTATATTAACTACGGAAATCTTTATCAATTTGTGAAACAAGAGCGAAAAGTGAACATCCCTTATGAGCTCAGTCTTTAA
- a CDS encoding glycosyltransferase — protein MNKKVCMFVWNHFTNDARVLRECTALSENGYKVDLICIHDPKDKDLPTYEERNANFSVYRVRRYPILLEFMQKIYRKCFQNKLFGLVLFLVWLFFMYLIPFITGIITVVGLLLLKTKLKVLWVRGGILLRMIAKGYGKDYSIYHSNDLNTLPQGYICAKLRIRKKRLIYDSHEVQTSRTGYDKKYFGNLEKFYIKRIDDMIVENHTRAKYNQDLYGFYPNVVHNYPFAQKDKHIKKAPLHSLLQLPPDEKILLYQGGIQAGRGLEKLIQAVPHFIEGTLVLIGDGRIKPSLEVLVEEMGLQEKVKFLPKVPLTDLPSYTKNAYIGFQVLNNTNFNHYSASSNKLFEYMMAGVPVVACSFPEIKKVVEGEGVGICVDSHDYLSIAAGVNELLENDTLHKEMAENTKTAKGKYNWNLEQMNFLTVYRNDYRNIKKDRHGS, from the coding sequence ATGAATAAAAAAGTTTGTATGTTTGTATGGAATCATTTTACCAACGATGCCAGAGTTTTAAGAGAATGTACCGCTTTGTCTGAAAACGGGTATAAAGTAGACTTGATTTGCATTCATGATCCGAAAGATAAGGATTTGCCTACTTATGAAGAGCGGAATGCTAACTTTTCTGTTTATCGCGTAAGAAGGTATCCCATCCTATTAGAATTCATGCAAAAGATTTATCGGAAATGTTTTCAAAACAAACTGTTCGGCTTAGTGTTATTTCTTGTATGGCTATTTTTTATGTATTTGATTCCTTTCATTACCGGAATTATCACAGTGGTAGGACTCTTATTGTTGAAAACTAAACTAAAAGTATTGTGGGTAAGAGGGGGCATATTGTTAAGAATGATAGCAAAAGGATATGGAAAGGATTATTCCATCTATCATTCAAACGATTTAAACACATTACCTCAAGGATATATTTGTGCAAAACTTCGTATTAGGAAAAAAAGGCTTATTTATGATTCTCATGAAGTACAAACAAGTAGAACTGGTTACGACAAGAAGTATTTTGGAAATCTAGAGAAATTCTATATAAAACGAATTGACGATATGATCGTTGAGAATCATACAAGGGCAAAATACAATCAGGATTTGTATGGGTTTTATCCAAACGTAGTACACAATTACCCTTTTGCACAGAAAGATAAACATATAAAGAAAGCACCATTGCATTCTTTATTGCAACTGCCTCCAGATGAAAAGATACTTTTATATCAGGGTGGCATTCAGGCCGGAAGAGGACTTGAAAAATTAATTCAAGCGGTCCCTCACTTTATTGAAGGAACGCTTGTACTGATAGGTGACGGCAGGATAAAACCTTCATTAGAGGTATTGGTTGAAGAAATGGGCTTGCAAGAAAAAGTGAAGTTTTTGCCTAAAGTCCCTCTGACGGATTTGCCCAGCTACACGAAAAACGCTTATATTGGTTTTCAAGTGCTAAATAATACCAACTTCAATCATTATTCTGCTTCCTCCAATAAATTATTTGAGTACATGATGGCAGGGGTGCCGGTTGTGGCTTGTAGTTTTCCCGAGATAAAAAAGGTAGTCGAAGGGGAAGGCGTAGGTATTTGTGTAGATTCTCATGATTATTTATCAATCGCAGCAGGTGTAAATGAATTATTAGAGAATGACACGCTACACAAAGAGATGGCGGAGAACACCAAAACTGCAAAAGGTAAATATAATTGGAACTTGGAACAAATGAATTTTTTAACTGTTTATAGGAATGATTATAGAAATATAAAAAAAGATCGGCATGGATCATAG
- a CDS encoding glycosyltransferase: MDQQSIEKRLKTINKLKLKLEETIAKDLEVLNSSEKNTSSLVSKPVDNSSGKKMSDEEKRKYLKFRDENADENFLGRIQPMLDEIPVSNGSRYYNKMNVTIGIVADEFLFNSFQGVANFIYITPDNYKDYADQLDVFLLVTTWKGLNMEWKGLGNPNIRKHRKKVFDILKFYKDKGIKTVFYSKEDPVNYDIFIELAQKCEYVFTTAEEVVDRYKKDCGNENVSTLTFGVNPSYHNPVGFKKFKQNEVLFSGSWYVKYPHRIIDTERIFDGVIENGTDLKIVDRNYQLKLDRHFFPKKYVKYVSPAVDHNTLQKLHKLYDWAINLNSVKESKTMFANRIYELQALGNILLSNYSVGVNDKFPNIFLIHSKDEVKDILNSFSEEEIYRHQITGIRRVMSWETTFHRIQEVLEKTNTPVERVQKTVGIVVKHISDRLNKMIERQTYPYLEVVLEKEFDESKKSSLDMITFFDEEYEYGEFYIEDMVNAFKYTDCDYITKDAYYRGNQLIPGVEHDYVSVMKDKARTLFWSKDFTAKELLDLHAPVDYQNGYSIDRFEFNNQTIRKVNEEKDYKLSVIVPVYNNGDYLLNKCFNSLKRSSMFNDMELIMVDDGSTDNYTPKVIESLSRRYPNIKTYYFEEGGSGSASRPRNKGAQLATAPYLTYLDPDNEAINDGYRKLYEELNAFDSDMVIGNMLKMTDSAANFNYYKTMVSFHGSEEIEKKDVKDYLVKTSFKAMSIQALIVKRKVVRENNLKMVESAIGQDTLFFYELLTHSNKTRVVDLDIHIYYADVGGSVTNVISKQFFSRYLLLEEERFQFFERNGLVKEYVEKRFATYFKNWYLKRLSKVRKEDIEDSVKLLYQIYQLYRPYIEIQDEDLALFERLYDNKEYERMALDFKTSDN; encoded by the coding sequence GTGGATCAACAATCAATAGAAAAACGTCTAAAAACGATTAATAAACTAAAGTTGAAATTGGAAGAAACCATTGCCAAGGATCTAGAGGTGTTAAATAGTAGTGAAAAAAACACCTCCTCTTTAGTGAGTAAACCGGTTGATAACAGTTCTGGAAAGAAAATGTCTGATGAAGAAAAACGTAAGTATCTTAAATTCAGAGATGAAAATGCAGATGAAAACTTTTTGGGAAGAATTCAACCTATGTTAGATGAAATTCCGGTGAGTAATGGAAGCCGATATTACAATAAAATGAATGTAACTATCGGTATTGTGGCTGATGAGTTTTTATTTAATTCTTTTCAGGGAGTTGCAAACTTTATATATATTACACCTGATAATTATAAGGATTATGCAGACCAACTGGATGTTTTTCTTTTGGTTACTACCTGGAAAGGACTTAACATGGAATGGAAAGGATTAGGTAACCCTAATATAAGAAAGCACCGTAAAAAAGTTTTTGACATCTTGAAGTTTTACAAGGATAAAGGGATAAAGACTGTTTTTTATTCGAAGGAAGACCCGGTTAACTATGACATCTTTATAGAATTAGCACAAAAGTGTGAATATGTTTTTACAACAGCAGAAGAAGTAGTGGACCGTTATAAGAAAGACTGTGGCAATGAAAATGTAAGTACTCTTACATTTGGGGTTAATCCTTCCTATCATAACCCTGTTGGATTTAAAAAATTTAAACAAAACGAAGTATTGTTTTCAGGGTCATGGTATGTAAAGTATCCCCATAGAATTATTGACACAGAAAGAATTTTTGATGGTGTCATTGAAAATGGCACTGATTTGAAGATAGTTGACCGCAACTATCAATTAAAACTGGATAGACACTTTTTCCCTAAAAAATATGTAAAATATGTTTCGCCAGCTGTAGACCATAACACATTGCAAAAGCTGCATAAACTTTATGACTGGGCTATAAATCTCAATTCAGTAAAAGAGAGTAAAACCATGTTTGCCAATCGTATTTATGAGCTTCAAGCGTTGGGGAATATTCTGCTATCTAACTATAGTGTAGGAGTTAATGACAAGTTTCCAAACATTTTTTTAATCCATTCAAAAGATGAAGTAAAGGATATCCTTAATTCTTTTTCTGAGGAGGAGATTTACAGACATCAAATTACTGGTATTAGAAGGGTGATGTCTTGGGAAACTACATTCCATCGAATTCAGGAAGTTCTGGAGAAAACCAACACTCCTGTTGAAAGAGTGCAAAAGACAGTAGGTATTGTTGTTAAGCATATTTCTGATAGGTTAAATAAGATGATTGAAAGACAAACCTATCCCTATTTAGAGGTTGTGTTAGAAAAGGAATTTGATGAAAGCAAAAAGTCATCTCTCGATATGATAACTTTTTTTGATGAAGAGTATGAATATGGAGAGTTTTATATAGAAGATATGGTTAATGCTTTTAAATATACGGATTGTGATTATATTACTAAAGATGCCTATTATAGAGGGAATCAACTAATACCAGGTGTAGAACACGACTATGTCTCGGTAATGAAGGATAAGGCTAGAACTCTTTTTTGGAGTAAGGATTTCACTGCAAAAGAACTGCTAGATCTTCACGCTCCGGTTGATTATCAAAACGGATATAGCATTGACCGGTTTGAATTTAACAATCAAACGATAAGAAAAGTAAATGAAGAAAAGGACTACAAATTATCCGTAATTGTACCTGTTTATAATAATGGTGACTATCTATTAAATAAGTGCTTTAATAGTTTGAAAAGAAGTAGTATGTTTAATGATATGGAGCTTATAATGGTTGATGATGGCTCTACTGATAATTATACTCCTAAGGTTATTGAAAGTTTATCCAGACGTTATCCAAATATAAAAACTTATTACTTTGAAGAGGGTGGTAGTGGAAGTGCATCCCGTCCAAGAAATAAAGGTGCTCAATTAGCAACCGCGCCTTATCTAACTTACCTCGATCCAGATAATGAGGCAATCAATGATGGATATAGGAAATTATATGAAGAGTTGAACGCCTTTGATAGTGATATGGTGATTGGTAATATGCTTAAAATGACGGATTCAGCAGCAAACTTTAACTATTACAAAACGATGGTAAGTTTTCATGGTTCAGAGGAAATTGAAAAAAAGGATGTAAAAGATTATTTAGTAAAAACGTCATTTAAAGCAATGAGCATTCAGGCGCTTATCGTAAAAAGGAAAGTTGTTAGGGAAAATAATCTAAAAATGGTCGAAAGCGCAATTGGGCAAGATACATTGTTTTTCTATGAGCTTTTGACACATTCAAATAAAACAAGGGTAGTTGACCTAGATATACACATTTATTATGCAGATGTTGGTGGATCCGTTACAAATGTGATTTCAAAGCAGTTCTTTTCCAGATACCTTCTACTTGAAGAAGAAAGGTTTCAGTTTTTTGAAAGAAATGGCTTAGTTAAAGAATATGTGGAAAAAAGGTTTGCTACGTATTTCAAAAATTGGTATCTAAAACGTTTGTCTAAGGTGCGTAAAGAGGATATCGAGGACTCTGTGAAATTGTTGTACCAAATATATCAGTTATATCGGCCGTATATAGAAATACAAGATGAAGATTTGGCACTTTTCGAAAGGCTATATGATAATAAGGAATATGAAAGAATGGCTTTAGATTTCAAGACTTCGGATAATTAA
- a CDS encoding class I SAM-dependent methyltransferase, translating to MKKPIDRVAEAYFGEMGEAFQGKVKDRVHWVCENSFGELILDVGCSQGITPILLGREGKRVKGIDLLEESISYAKRLLSGESKITQEYVEFETANFINYDFGDEKYDTIIFGEILEHITDPKRFLTQADKLLNEEGQVIVTVPFGINNYFDHKKTYYLQDLLDFQTENLSITEVKFFGRWIGAIFKKSSAKEQLVITTELLKRLEDNFHTLESEYLKQKENLVLKNKKNLKTLEENKNNLKIQEENQETKNALLTDLQKQIANLQETEKKLSEENNLLKSKSKSLENSYKKKLEKKQQQFLNEKERKVKSDKELLESYKKEETLLKSYSRLLKRYEALKDSKLGKVTLKYWKLRRNLARRS from the coding sequence ATGAAAAAACCGATTGACAGAGTAGCAGAAGCCTACTTTGGAGAAATGGGTGAAGCATTTCAGGGGAAAGTCAAAGATCGGGTTCATTGGGTATGTGAAAATTCATTTGGAGAATTGATTCTGGATGTAGGGTGTTCACAAGGAATTACACCTATTCTATTAGGTAGAGAAGGTAAGAGAGTTAAAGGCATTGATTTACTGGAAGAATCTATTTCTTACGCTAAAAGATTATTAAGTGGTGAATCTAAAATCACTCAGGAATATGTGGAATTTGAAACGGCAAATTTTATTAATTATGATTTCGGTGATGAAAAATATGACACAATCATTTTTGGGGAGATTCTAGAGCATATCACGGACCCAAAAAGATTCCTCACGCAAGCAGATAAATTGTTGAATGAGGAAGGGCAGGTAATCGTAACGGTACCATTTGGTATCAATAACTACTTTGATCATAAAAAAACATATTATTTACAGGATTTATTGGATTTTCAGACTGAAAACCTTTCAATCACTGAAGTGAAATTCTTTGGAAGATGGATCGGAGCTATATTTAAAAAAAGTTCTGCCAAAGAGCAATTAGTGATTACTACTGAACTTTTGAAAAGGTTGGAAGATAACTTTCATACTCTTGAATCGGAGTACTTGAAGCAAAAAGAAAATCTTGTTTTAAAAAACAAAAAAAACTTAAAAACTCTAGAAGAAAATAAAAATAATCTTAAAATTCAAGAGGAAAATCAAGAAACAAAAAATGCTCTTTTAACAGATTTACAAAAGCAAATAGCTAATCTACAGGAGACAGAAAAAAAGCTGTCTGAAGAAAATAACTTATTAAAAAGTAAAAGTAAGTCGTTAGAAAATAGTTATAAGAAAAAATTAGAAAAGAAACAACAACAGTTTCTAAATGAAAAAGAAAGAAAAGTAAAGTCTGACAAAGAATTATTAGAATCATATAAAAAGGAAGAAACTTTGCTTAAGAGTTACTCTAGGTTATTGAAACGTTATGAAGCCTTAAAAGATTCAAAGTTGGGCAAAGTGACATTGAAGTATTGGAAACTGAGGAGAAACCTGGCACGGAGGTCGTAA
- a CDS encoding ABC transporter permease, producing MSSVFNILKQQILHFPLITRLAFYETKSKYQMHYLGILWQFLNPLLQVSVYWFVFGVGIRNGDPVDGTPFFIWLLTGLVPWFFISPTIVQGSNSIYSKINLVSKMKFPVSVLPSITIASNIFGFLITIVILSVVMVIYDIKVSIYALQLPYYLLCLFFLLYSITIFTSTISALIRDFQLLIQTSMRMLFFMTPILWSVNEFPERYQALIQLNPFAYIVNGFRESLLSETWFFEDWRYAFYFWSFLILILFVGTLLHENYKNKFVDYL from the coding sequence ATGAGCTCAGTCTTTAATATTTTAAAGCAACAGATACTCCATTTCCCTTTAATAACAAGGCTTGCTTTTTATGAAACAAAGAGCAAGTATCAAATGCATTATTTAGGGATCCTATGGCAATTCCTAAATCCACTTTTGCAAGTGTCTGTGTATTGGTTTGTTTTTGGAGTGGGAATAAGGAATGGCGATCCTGTTGATGGGACCCCATTTTTCATATGGCTGCTGACGGGACTTGTACCTTGGTTTTTCATAAGTCCCACTATTGTTCAAGGTTCTAATAGTATTTACAGTAAAATAAATCTTGTTTCCAAAATGAAATTTCCGGTAAGCGTGTTACCTTCAATAACGATTGCTAGCAATATATTTGGTTTTTTAATAACAATTGTGATTTTAAGTGTAGTTATGGTGATTTATGATATAAAAGTCAGTATCTATGCATTGCAATTACCTTATTATCTTTTATGTTTGTTTTTTTTGTTGTACTCGATAACTATTTTCACTTCTACCATCTCAGCCTTGATAAGGGATTTTCAGTTACTGATTCAAACTTCAATGCGCATGCTATTTTTTATGACGCCTATATTATGGAGTGTGAATGAATTTCCAGAACGCTATCAAGCTTTGATTCAGTTGAACCCATTTGCTTATATTGTAAATGGGTTTAGAGAGTCATTGTTGAGTGAGACCTGGTTTTTTGAAGATTGGAGATATGCGTTTTATTTTTGGTCCTTTCTAATATTAATTCTTTTTGTGGGTACACTCCTGCATGAAAATTACAAAAATAAGTTTGTTGATTACTTGTAA